From a region of the Pseudophaeobacter arcticus DSM 23566 genome:
- a CDS encoding PaaI family thioesterase, whose protein sequence is MIDLETVNANASRVPFFRFLNFEVQSLDSLHAEAEMTFEERHIGNPVMEHFHGGIIASFMEATAAIAVHPDFSEAPAKPINLTVDYLRPGVKGPLFARANVTRKGKRIASVSVITWQTDRDKPVAEGLYHFLLV, encoded by the coding sequence GTGATTGATTTGGAAACTGTAAACGCCAACGCATCCCGAGTGCCGTTCTTCCGGTTTCTCAACTTCGAAGTTCAGAGCTTGGATAGCCTCCATGCCGAAGCGGAGATGACCTTTGAAGAACGTCATATCGGCAATCCGGTCATGGAACATTTCCATGGCGGCATCATCGCGAGCTTCATGGAAGCAACGGCGGCCATCGCCGTCCATCCTGATTTCAGCGAAGCCCCGGCCAAGCCGATCAATCTTACGGTGGATTATTTGAGACCTGGCGTGAAGGGCCCACTCTTTGCCCGTGCAAATGTGACCCGCAAGGGCAAGCGGATCGCAAGCGTCAGCGTGATCACCTGGCAAACAGACCGGGATAAACCTGTCGCAGAGGGATTGTATCACTTCCTATTGGTGTGA